One Dethiosulfovibrio faecalis genomic region harbors:
- a CDS encoding acyl-CoA carboxylase subunit beta, which produces MAIKSIDELCNGLLEKREKVSLGGGEKAVAKQKEKGKLTARERIDLLLDDGSFVEIDEYVEHRCHNFGMETKKFPGDGVVTGWGTVEGRKVYVFSQDFTVLGGSLGEMHAKKICKVMDLALQNGAPVVGINDSGGARIQEAVDSLNGYGEIFYKNTLASGVVPQISVIVGPTAGGAVYSPALTDYIFMVDKTGIMHITGPAVIKAVTGEEVTSEELGGAKTHNSKSGNAHFFANDEAECFKQVRDVLGFLPSNNMCDAPIKETSDSPNRMDMDLRNVVPTNPNKAYDVRDVISRIVDDGRFVEVQPMWATNMVIGYGSFGGQPVGIVANQANKMAGCLDIDNSDKASRFIRHCDAFNLPIVTLIDVPGYLPGKSQEWGGIIRHGAKLLYAYSEATVPLVSVVLRKAYGGAYLGMCAKSLGADTVLAWPQAQIAVMGAEGAANIIFRKEISGAEDQQAMRQKKIDEYEEAFANPYQAASRGLVDKVILPEETRQEVILALRSNGTKRQALPRKKHGVMPH; this is translated from the coding sequence AGGTCAGTCTTGGAGGCGGCGAGAAGGCCGTAGCTAAGCAGAAAGAGAAAGGCAAGCTGACCGCGAGGGAGAGAATAGACCTTCTGCTCGACGATGGGTCTTTCGTCGAGATAGACGAATACGTGGAGCATCGTTGCCATAACTTCGGAATGGAGACCAAGAAATTCCCCGGAGACGGTGTCGTAACGGGATGGGGAACGGTTGAAGGACGGAAGGTTTACGTCTTCAGCCAGGATTTCACCGTCCTCGGAGGTTCTCTCGGGGAGATGCACGCAAAGAAGATCTGCAAGGTCATGGATCTGGCACTTCAGAACGGTGCCCCCGTAGTCGGGATCAACGATAGCGGCGGAGCGAGGATACAGGAGGCGGTGGATTCTCTCAACGGCTACGGAGAGATCTTCTACAAGAACACCCTCGCCAGCGGAGTCGTCCCCCAGATCTCCGTTATAGTCGGTCCTACTGCCGGTGGAGCCGTCTACAGCCCCGCTTTGACCGACTATATCTTCATGGTGGATAAAACCGGAATTATGCATATCACAGGTCCCGCGGTGATCAAGGCCGTTACCGGCGAGGAGGTCACCAGCGAAGAGCTCGGCGGAGCCAAGACCCATAACAGCAAGTCCGGCAACGCCCATTTCTTCGCCAACGACGAGGCCGAGTGTTTCAAGCAGGTCAGGGACGTTTTGGGCTTTTTGCCGAGCAATAACATGTGCGATGCTCCCATCAAGGAGACCTCGGACAGCCCCAACAGGATGGATATGGACCTAAGGAACGTGGTTCCCACCAATCCCAATAAAGCCTACGACGTCAGAGATGTCATCTCCAGGATCGTGGACGACGGACGTTTCGTCGAGGTGCAGCCGATGTGGGCCACTAACATGGTCATAGGTTACGGTTCTTTCGGCGGACAGCCTGTCGGTATAGTGGCGAATCAGGCCAACAAGATGGCTGGCTGTCTGGATATAGACAACTCCGACAAGGCAAGCCGCTTTATCCGCCATTGCGACGCTTTCAACCTTCCGATCGTGACCCTCATCGACGTTCCCGGCTATCTTCCTGGGAAGAGCCAGGAGTGGGGCGGTATAATACGCCATGGAGCCAAGCTTCTCTATGCCTACAGCGAGGCGACCGTGCCTCTCGTGTCGGTGGTACTTCGTAAGGCCTATGGAGGAGCCTACCTGGGCATGTGTGCCAAGTCCCTGGGTGCCGACACCGTCTTGGCCTGGCCTCAGGCTCAGATAGCCGTCATGGGAGCCGAGGGAGCCGCTAACATCATCTTCAGAAAAGAGATCTCCGGTGCCGAGGACCAGCAGGCCATGAGGCAGAAGAAGATCGACGAGTACGAGGAGGCCTTTGCCAACCCCTATCAGGCTGCTAGCAGGGGATTGGTCGATAAGGTCATACTTCCGGAGGAAACGCGACAGGAGGTCATCCTGGCCCTTCGCTCCAACGGAACGAAGCGACAGGCCCTTCCCCGAAAGAAACACGGCGTGATGCCTCACTAA
- a CDS encoding OadG family protein yields MNQLFEGVHGAISLSLIAFSIVFFVLLGLTFVIYAIRFFAGQKGSTPTSKVSTGSAPSKAAQPSAASVVQSSDSSEEIVAAITGALITKLGRGVRIVNVRPAGKENAGANGWSSWGRFDGMQGLDRSAWNVGGRR; encoded by the coding sequence ATGAATCAGTTATTTGAAGGGGTACATGGTGCCATCAGCCTGTCTCTGATAGCTTTCAGCATAGTTTTCTTCGTCCTCTTAGGGCTTACCTTCGTTATCTATGCGATAAGGTTTTTCGCTGGACAGAAAGGATCTACACCGACGTCCAAGGTCTCTACGGGAAGTGCACCGAGTAAAGCGGCTCAGCCCAGTGCCGCTTCGGTCGTACAGTCCAGCGATTCCTCTGAGGAGATAGTCGCGGCTATCACAGGAGCTTTGATAACCAAGCTGGGACGGGGGGTCCGGATCGTCAACGTAAGGCCCGCCGGTAAGGAAAACGCCGGGGCCAACGGGTGGTCCAGTTGGGGACGTTTTGACGGTATGCAGGGATTGGATCGTTCCGCCTGGAATGTCGGCGGAAGAAGATAA
- a CDS encoding biotin/lipoyl-containing protein, giving the protein MADKYRVTVNGTAYEVEVESLGGGAQSAAAPATPSPAPKAAPAAAPAPKAAAPAPAPAPAAPAGGETVTAPMPGKVLRIVAGQGSSVAAGDVIMILEAMKMENEIVAPVGGTVTQLAAKEGASVNSGDVLAVIG; this is encoded by the coding sequence ATGGCGGATAAGTACAGAGTGACGGTGAATGGAACTGCTTACGAGGTAGAGGTAGAAAGTCTTGGCGGCGGTGCTCAGAGCGCAGCTGCCCCTGCGACACCCTCTCCTGCCCCTAAGGCGGCTCCTGCCGCCGCTCCGGCTCCAAAGGCGGCTGCTCCTGCACCCGCTCCCGCGCCTGCCGCTCCGGCTGGAGGAGAGACGGTGACGGCACCTATGCCTGGCAAGGTCCTCAGGATAGTGGCCGGACAGGGATCCTCAGTCGCTGCCGGAGATGTGATCATGATTCTAGAGGCCATGAAGATGGAGAACGAGATCGTTGCTCCCGTAGGAGGAACGGTAACCCAGCTGGCGGCCAAAGAAGGCGCATCTGTCAATAGCGGCGACGTCCTGGCCGTGATCGGCTAG
- a CDS encoding sodium ion-translocating decarboxylase subunit beta codes for MELYLQSLAKVLGESGFAALTWGNIAMLLVAFVFLYLAIVKGFEPLLLVPIAFGCVLVNLPLSGIMDQGGFLRYIFFGTQHEIYPVIIFMGIGALTDFAPLLANPITFLLGAAAQLGVFIALFGAMMLGFSVKEAASIAIIGGADGPTSIYLTMKLAPQILGAVAVAAYSYMSLVPLIQPPVIKMFTTKADRAIRMDNLRPVSKLEKVLFPIVCTVAAGLLLPMSVPLIGILMFGNLLRECGATERLSQAAQNEILNATTIFLGLSVGATMSAADFLTVDTIKIILLGLVAFVASTMGGTLFGQLMKVMSGGKINPMIGAAGVSAVPMAARVVQNVSQKENPGNFLLMHAMGPNVAGVIGTAVAASVMLTLLS; via the coding sequence ATGGAGCTGTATCTCCAGTCTCTGGCTAAGGTCTTAGGCGAGTCCGGATTCGCCGCTTTGACCTGGGGCAATATAGCGATGCTCCTGGTGGCCTTCGTCTTCCTTTACCTGGCCATCGTAAAGGGCTTCGAGCCTCTGCTTTTGGTGCCTATCGCTTTCGGATGCGTCTTGGTGAACCTTCCCCTATCGGGAATAATGGACCAAGGCGGGTTTCTCCGATACATATTTTTCGGTACCCAGCATGAGATATATCCCGTTATAATCTTCATGGGTATAGGGGCCTTGACGGACTTCGCCCCTCTGCTGGCCAATCCGATAACATTTTTGCTCGGCGCTGCCGCTCAGCTAGGTGTTTTCATCGCCCTTTTCGGAGCGATGATGCTGGGCTTCTCCGTAAAAGAGGCAGCCTCCATCGCCATCATCGGAGGTGCCGACGGTCCCACCAGCATCTATCTCACCATGAAGCTGGCACCTCAGATTTTGGGAGCTGTAGCTGTGGCGGCCTACAGCTATATGTCTCTGGTGCCTCTAATTCAGCCTCCGGTGATAAAGATGTTCACCACCAAGGCCGATAGGGCTATCAGAATGGATAACCTCAGACCGGTCAGCAAACTGGAAAAGGTCCTGTTTCCGATAGTCTGTACTGTGGCGGCGGGATTGTTGCTTCCTATGTCCGTTCCCCTGATCGGTATTCTGATGTTCGGTAATCTTCTCAGGGAATGTGGAGCCACCGAGAGATTGAGCCAGGCCGCCCAAAACGAGATCCTCAACGCCACCACGATCTTTCTCGGCCTTTCCGTCGGTGCGACCATGAGCGCCGCCGACTTCCTCACGGTCGACACCATCAAGATCATACTCCTTGGCCTGGTTGCATTCGTCGCCAGCACCATGGGAGGAACCCTCTTCGGTCAGCTCATGAAGGTTATGAGCGGCGGGAAGATAAATCCGATGATCGGTGCCGCAGGGGTCTCCGCCGTTCCCATGGCGGCCAGGGTCGTTCAGAACGTTTCCCAGAAGGAGAACCCTGGAAATTTCCTGTTGATGCACGCAATGGGACCCAACGTTGCAGGCGTTATAGGGACCGCCGTCGCCGCATCGGTTATGTTGACTCTTTTGAGTTGA
- the upp gene encoding uracil phosphoribosyltransferase — protein sequence MRIVIGSDHAGYELKMKLIPVLKAIGAEVSDFGTDSGEVSCDYPDIALQVAKIVATGEAEKGILVCGSGIGMSIAANKVPGAYCALCRDVSDAEMSRRHNNSNMLAIGGRTTDFSVAEEIVKTWLGTDFDGDRHVRRTQKIKAYEHSLSKSFGQKRGEIVIFDHPLVQHKVSIIRDVKTSVKEFRELVKEISSLMVYEITRDLPLEMIDVETPLTTTKAYALAGKKLAIVPILRAGIGMVDGIIDLIPNAKVGFIGLYRDPETLEPVEYYCKLPGDIEDREIFLLDPMLATGGSSAAAIDMIKKKGAKRVSLVCLIAAPEGVERVHQAHPDVNVYCASLDSHLNDHGYIVPGLGDAGDRLFGTK from the coding sequence ATGCGTATAGTGATAGGTTCGGATCACGCAGGATATGAATTGAAGATGAAGCTCATCCCCGTCTTGAAAGCTATCGGTGCCGAAGTCTCTGACTTCGGCACCGATAGCGGAGAGGTATCCTGCGATTACCCAGATATAGCCCTGCAGGTCGCTAAAATAGTGGCCACCGGCGAAGCGGAAAAAGGTATTTTGGTCTGCGGAAGCGGCATAGGAATGTCCATCGCGGCTAACAAGGTTCCCGGTGCTTATTGTGCGTTGTGCAGGGATGTCTCGGATGCGGAGATGAGCCGCAGGCATAACAACTCCAACATGCTGGCCATAGGTGGACGTACGACCGATTTCTCCGTAGCGGAGGAGATTGTGAAAACCTGGTTAGGCACCGATTTCGACGGAGATAGACACGTCCGTCGCACTCAGAAGATCAAGGCTTACGAACATAGCCTGTCAAAGTCTTTCGGACAAAAAAGAGGAGAGATCGTCATCTTCGACCATCCTCTCGTTCAGCATAAGGTCAGCATAATAAGGGATGTCAAGACGTCGGTAAAGGAGTTCAGAGAGCTGGTAAAAGAGATCTCCAGCCTTATGGTCTACGAGATAACCAGAGATCTTCCTCTCGAGATGATCGACGTCGAGACACCTCTCACTACCACAAAAGCCTACGCCTTGGCGGGGAAGAAACTGGCGATAGTCCCCATTCTGAGGGCAGGTATCGGCATGGTCGACGGAATAATAGACCTGATCCCGAACGCAAAGGTCGGTTTCATAGGCCTATACAGGGATCCCGAGACTCTCGAGCCGGTGGAGTATTACTGTAAACTGCCTGGAGACATAGAGGATCGGGAGATCTTCCTCCTGGATCCGATGTTGGCCACCGGAGGGTCCTCTGCCGCCGCCATCGATATGATCAAGAAAAAAGGAGCGAAGAGGGTGTCACTGGTGTGTCTGATCGCAGCACCGGAAGGTGTCGAGAGGGTCCATCAGGCTCATCCTGACGTCAACGTATACTGTGCTTCCCTGGACAGTCACCTCAACGATCACGGCTACATCGTGCCAGGCCTGGGCGACGCCGGGGATCGACTTTTCGGAACGAAGTGA